A DNA window from Desertibacillus haloalkaliphilus contains the following coding sequences:
- a CDS encoding glycoside hydrolase family 2 protein, whose product MREIININQGWVFKKEDVAGAEQVVHDTKDWQNVSVPHSWNAVDGANGFEFYKGACWYRRPLDIPELPEGKRIFIEFQGANSLTDVYVNGKHQGHHRGGYSTFRFDITDAIEFGRQNMLAVKVDNTVVDDVYPQVADFTFFGGIYRDVQLVITESIHVDLMDEGSQGVYVVQEEVTEQQADVKVITRLTNENDEDKKVRVWLDILDADGKVVTYNAKEVEVAAYQTEVVEIPFSIDSPVLWNGKENPYLYTSAVRIQSFNDTVDEVEIPFGVRYFEVDAEQGFILNGQPLRLNGVSRHQDRKEKGWAISKEDHIEDMELIKEVGATSIRLAHYQHDQFFYDLCDQEGMVIWAEIPFISVMSKGELEGINAKQQMRELVKQNFNHPSIMFWGVQNEIQIGGERAEVRRLVQELHDLTKSLDPTRLTTQANVMFVENDDPYNRMTDIIGYNKYYGWYTGKAEDFAPFIDGFHKENPDIPLGISEYGAEGIIEYHTDDPQVKDYTEEYHALYHEKVWDIFAERPFLWSTYVWNMFDFGANIRDEGGVQGRNNKGLITYDRKIKKDAFYMYKANWSDEKFVHLTGKRYIERATETTDVKVYTNLPSVTLLVNGNPYQTLSPFNGRVIFKDVPLLTEGNTKLTVVSRYGTETFEDHALVTYVSEPNESYEAPEEKGGVVANWFTMPDDLDDNEEIEEVTITDDVYSTRDTFEVLMDNEETRKVLVHYLGDFSEKPMYDMMKSMKVNMMAEMADDLFTDQMLRRLNRELTKVKKPQAVK is encoded by the coding sequence ATGAGAGAAATTATTAATATAAATCAAGGTTGGGTATTTAAGAAGGAAGATGTCGCAGGTGCTGAGCAAGTGGTGCATGATACGAAGGATTGGCAAAATGTAAGTGTGCCCCATTCTTGGAATGCAGTTGATGGAGCCAATGGTTTTGAGTTCTATAAAGGAGCATGCTGGTATCGAAGACCACTAGATATTCCAGAACTACCTGAAGGGAAACGTATTTTTATCGAATTCCAAGGGGCTAATAGTTTAACGGATGTTTATGTAAACGGAAAACATCAAGGGCATCATCGTGGCGGTTATTCAACGTTCCGCTTCGATATTACCGATGCGATCGAATTCGGAAGGCAAAACATGCTTGCGGTGAAAGTGGATAATACGGTTGTTGATGATGTTTATCCACAGGTTGCCGATTTCACATTCTTCGGTGGCATTTACAGAGATGTTCAACTGGTTATCACTGAGTCTATCCATGTCGACTTAATGGATGAAGGATCTCAAGGGGTTTATGTTGTCCAAGAGGAAGTGACTGAACAACAGGCAGATGTAAAAGTGATCACTCGCCTGACAAATGAGAATGACGAAGACAAGAAGGTTAGAGTTTGGCTCGATATTCTTGATGCCGATGGAAAAGTCGTTACTTACAATGCCAAAGAGGTTGAAGTGGCGGCATACCAAACTGAGGTTGTTGAAATCCCATTCAGTATTGATTCACCGGTCTTATGGAATGGAAAAGAGAATCCTTACCTATACACATCAGCAGTTAGAATTCAATCGTTTAACGACACGGTCGATGAAGTGGAAATTCCTTTTGGCGTGCGATATTTTGAAGTTGATGCAGAGCAAGGATTCATCCTTAATGGTCAGCCACTTCGCTTAAATGGTGTATCACGTCACCAAGATCGAAAAGAGAAAGGCTGGGCGATTTCAAAGGAAGACCATATCGAGGATATGGAATTAATCAAGGAAGTTGGAGCAACATCGATTCGCCTTGCCCATTACCAGCACGATCAATTTTTCTATGACCTATGTGACCAAGAGGGAATGGTGATTTGGGCAGAGATTCCGTTCATCTCCGTCATGTCTAAAGGTGAACTTGAGGGGATTAACGCAAAACAACAGATGCGTGAATTAGTGAAGCAAAACTTTAATCACCCTTCAATCATGTTCTGGGGCGTCCAAAACGAGATTCAAATTGGTGGAGAGCGTGCCGAGGTTCGCAGACTTGTCCAAGAGCTTCATGACCTTACGAAGTCACTTGATCCGACAAGACTGACAACGCAAGCGAATGTGATGTTTGTTGAAAATGATGACCCTTATAACCGCATGACTGACATTATCGGTTATAACAAATATTACGGTTGGTATACAGGTAAAGCAGAGGACTTCGCACCGTTTATCGATGGCTTCCACAAGGAGAATCCAGACATTCCTCTTGGGATTTCTGAATATGGTGCCGAGGGTATTATCGAGTACCATACAGATGATCCGCAAGTGAAGGATTACACTGAGGAATATCATGCCTTGTATCACGAAAAAGTTTGGGATATTTTTGCGGAGCGACCATTCCTATGGAGCACATATGTCTGGAATATGTTTGACTTCGGTGCAAACATTCGCGATGAAGGCGGTGTTCAAGGTCGAAATAATAAAGGCCTCATCACGTATGACAGAAAGATCAAAAAAGATGCGTTCTATATGTATAAAGCGAATTGGTCAGACGAGAAGTTTGTTCATTTAACAGGTAAACGTTACATCGAACGTGCAACTGAAACGACGGATGTAAAAGTTTATACGAACCTTCCATCTGTTACATTGCTTGTAAATGGAAATCCTTATCAAACATTAAGTCCATTTAACGGCCGTGTCATCTTTAAAGATGTGCCACTTCTTACGGAAGGGAACACGAAACTCACGGTTGTCAGCCGCTATGGTACGGAGACGTTTGAAGATCATGCTTTAGTTACGTATGTTTCCGAGCCAAACGAAAGCTATGAAGCACCTGAGGAAAAAGGTGGCGTTGTCGCTAACTGGTTTACAATGCCAGATGATCTCGATGACAACGAGGAAATCGAAGAAGTTACGATCACAGATGATGTCTACTCAACAAGAGATACATTTGAAGTGCTAATGGATAATGAAGAAACGAGAAAAGTACTCGTGCATTACCTTGGCGACTTCAGTGAAAAACCAATGTATGACATGATGAAATCGATGAAAGTCAATATGATGGCAGAAATGGCAGATGACTTATTCACAGATCAAATGCTAAGACGCCTAAACCGCGAATTAACAAAAGTGAAAAAGCCGCAAGCCGTTAAGTAA